A portion of the Salminus brasiliensis chromosome 9, fSalBra1.hap2, whole genome shotgun sequence genome contains these proteins:
- the LOC140562494 gene encoding cystatin-like protein, giving the protein MCAALKLLLFSAVILQLSAQGWNNYRSLPEDYRTHIDKALLSANKKMGGPYHVAFEKVLFTPTLSEDGLYVNVRLFVTTCKKNHQKGFGHRDECVAQKPKTPWINCLVCTRGNGEELIDCAKQAEVDSRRTIRDECSVYHHGPGMALSLKAGTDEQTFGCSGCV; this is encoded by the exons ATGTGTGCTGCGCTGaaactgctgctgttttcagcTGTGATTCTGCAGCTTTCTGCTCAGGGATGGAATAACTATAGAAGCTTACCTGAAGACTACAGAACGCACATTGATAAAGCACTGCTCAGTGCCAATAAAAAAATGGGAGGTCCTTATCATGTTGCCTTTGAAAAGGTCTTGTTCACACCAACG CTCTCTGAGGATGGACTGTATGTGAATGTGCGTCTATTTGTCACTACGTGCAAAAAAAACCATCAGAAAGGATTTGGGCATCGAGATGAATGTGTTGCACAAAAACCTAAAACA cccTGGATTAACTGTCTTGTGTGTACGAGAGGGAATGGTGAAGAACTCATTGACTGTGCAAAACAAGCCGAAGTCGACAGC AGAAGAACAATTCGCGATGAGTGTTCAGTGTACCACCATGGCCCTGGAATGGCGTTGTCCCTGAAGGCTGGAACAGATGAACAGACATTTGGCTGTAGTGGATGTGTCTGA